AACGATTTTCCCGCTGATTTCAGATTCAATCTGGTTGAATAACTTCATTGCTTCAATTACGCAAACTACTTTACCCACAGAAACTTCATCACCTACATTTGCGAATACGTCTTTATCTGGAGATGGTTTTCTGTAGAATGTTCCAATCATTGGAGATTTAATCGTTACATATTTGCTATCATCAGATGCAGCCTCAGCTTTTTCTGCAGGTGCAGCAGCAGGAGTTGCAACAGGTGCCGGAGCAGCTACTGCTTGTGGAGCAGTGTGGTATACTGCAGGTTGTGCGTAAACAGCTTCGCTTCCAGCTAATGGAGTTTTAATAGTGATTTCGAAATCCTTAGTCTTGTATTTTACTTCTGAAACTTCAGCTTTAGATACAAATTTAATAAGATTCTGTATGTCTTTAATGTCCATAAATTTGATATTTGATTTTGGGGTCAAAGATACCAAAAAAACGCAAAAAACAACAAAAAACCGCCAAATTTTATCAAAATTGGGCGGTTTTTGTATTAAAATGAGGCTTTTTCAGCGAAAAGCGACTCTTAGTTTTCTTCAGTAGTAGCTACTTCTTTTTCCAATACTACTTTACCTCTGTAGTAAAGTTTTCCTTCATGCCAGTGAGCTCTGTGGTATAGGTGAAGCTCTCCTGTTGTTGCATC
This is a stretch of genomic DNA from Chryseobacterium tructae. It encodes these proteins:
- the accB gene encoding acetyl-CoA carboxylase biotin carboxyl carrier protein; this translates as MDIKDIQNLIKFVSKAEVSEVKYKTKDFEITIKTPLAGSEAVYAQPAVYHTAPQAVAAPAPVATPAAAPAEKAEAASDDSKYVTIKSPMIGTFYRKPSPDKDVFANVGDEVSVGKVVCVIEAMKLFNQIESEISGKIVKILVDDATPVEYDQPLFLVDPS
- the rpmF gene encoding 50S ribosomal protein L32; the protein is MAHPKRRQSSTRRDKRRTHYKAVVPQLAKDATTGELHLYHRAHWHEGKLYYRGKVVLEKEVATTEEN